A single Candidatus Bipolaricaulota bacterium DNA region contains:
- the icd gene encoding isocitrate dehydrogenase (NADP(+)) — translation MAEQPEGSPITITAGRLNVPDRPIIPYIRGDGIGQDITPVMLKVVDAAVEKAYGGKRRIAWMKVLAGDEAVATNHPDLSPEEIAAIPPDDRQKLYLPQETIDAIRKYLVAIKGPLTTPVGGGIRSLNVALRKILDLYACVRPVRYIGTPAPVKRPQDLDIVFFRENTEDVYAGIEWKAGTPEAEKVIDWLSTEMKVGDRIRFRKNCGIGIKPISEEGSKRLVRAAIDYAVKNNRRVVTLVHKGNIMKFTEGAFRDWGYEVGAEYPQVITETELYDKYNGELPEDKILLNDRIADQFFQQMLLRPREYSVVATMNLNGDYMSDAAAAQVGGLGVAPGANINYQTGCALFEATHGTAPKHAGKDEVNPSSLILSAVEMLRYMGWTEAAEMIVSGIEKAIASGRVTYDLARQMEGATKVSCSGFGEEIINNL, via the coding sequence ATGGCCGAACAACCAGAGGGTTCTCCGATCACGATCACCGCGGGTAGGCTCAACGTGCCGGACCGACCGATCATCCCGTACATCCGGGGCGACGGGATCGGGCAGGACATCACCCCAGTGATGCTCAAGGTGGTCGACGCAGCGGTGGAGAAGGCGTACGGAGGCAAGCGGCGCATCGCGTGGATGAAGGTGTTGGCGGGAGACGAGGCGGTGGCGACGAACCATCCCGATCTCTCGCCGGAGGAGATCGCGGCGATCCCGCCCGATGACCGACAGAAGTTGTACCTGCCTCAAGAGACGATCGATGCGATCAGGAAGTACCTGGTGGCGATCAAGGGACCGCTCACCACGCCGGTGGGCGGGGGGATCCGCAGCCTGAACGTGGCCCTGCGCAAGATCCTCGATCTGTACGCGTGCGTGCGACCGGTCCGCTACATCGGGACGCCTGCGCCGGTGAAGCGCCCGCAGGACCTGGACATCGTCTTCTTCCGCGAGAACACCGAGGACGTCTACGCCGGGATCGAGTGGAAGGCAGGCACTCCGGAGGCGGAGAAGGTCATCGATTGGCTGTCGACCGAGATGAAGGTGGGGGATCGGATCCGGTTCCGCAAGAACTGCGGGATCGGGATCAAGCCGATCTCTGAGGAGGGCTCCAAGCGCCTGGTGCGCGCAGCGATCGATTACGCGGTCAAGAACAATCGCCGCGTGGTCACCCTCGTCCACAAGGGGAACATCATGAAGTTCACCGAGGGGGCGTTCCGCGACTGGGGGTACGAGGTCGGCGCGGAGTATCCCCAGGTGATCACGGAGACGGAACTCTACGACAAATACAACGGGGAGCTCCCGGAGGACAAGATCCTGTTGAACGACCGCATCGCCGATCAGTTCTTCCAGCAGATGCTCCTGCGTCCGCGCGAGTACTCGGTGGTGGCGACGATGAACTTAAACGGCGACTACATGTCCGACGCTGCCGCCGCCCAGGTCGGCGGGCTCGGAGTGGCGCCCGGAGCGAACATCAACTACCAGACCGGCTGCGCCCTGTTCGAGGCGACGCACGGGACCGCCCCCAAGCACGCGGGCAAGGACGAGGTCAACCCCTCCAGTCTGATCCTGTCCGCGGTGGAGATGCTCCGCTACATGGGCTGGACCGAGGCGGCGGAGATGATCGTCTCCGGGATCGAGAAGGCGATCGCCTCCGGCCGCGTCACCTACGACCTCGCCCGCCAGATGGAGGGCGCAACCAAGGTCTCCTGCTCCGGGTTCGGAGAAGAGATCATCAACAACCTGTAA
- a CDS encoding IclR family transcriptional regulator, translating into MSTLSTLEKCVQILNLFTEAAPRLSVDDISARLGIPKSTVYRYLTALKKHRLIAEDSHPGIYRLGEGLLVLARGVARSSVQEIALPFMEELQRDYGETVILSALRNDRGVCLEKVEGTHTLRVSHDRGEIFPLHAGASGKILLAYLPSQEQARIIRTQGLPRFTATTITDPKQMREELARIRAQGYAESDGEVTEGTYGIGAPILDRSGGIIAGISVAAPKQRLQGRNKEQIVRVVVEVARKISEAVQAQEI; encoded by the coding sequence ATGAGTACGCTGAGCACGCTTGAAAAGTGCGTGCAGATACTGAACTTGTTCACAGAAGCGGCGCCACGGTTGAGCGTCGATGACATCTCCGCCCGCCTTGGAATCCCGAAGAGCACCGTTTATCGCTACCTAACCGCCCTGAAGAAACACCGACTCATCGCTGAGGATAGCCACCCCGGCATCTACCGCCTTGGGGAAGGGCTCCTGGTCCTTGCCCGCGGAGTGGCGCGCTCCAGCGTGCAGGAGATCGCGCTTCCGTTCATGGAGGAACTGCAACGGGATTATGGTGAAACGGTGATCCTCTCCGCGTTGCGAAACGATCGGGGGGTATGCCTGGAAAAGGTCGAGGGCACGCATACGTTGCGCGTTTCGCACGACCGGGGAGAGATCTTTCCCCTCCACGCCGGCGCGTCGGGCAAGATCCTCCTCGCCTACCTCCCCTCGCAGGAGCAAGCACGGATCATCCGCACCCAGGGGCTCCCCCGGTTCACCGCCACGACGATCACCGATCCGAAGCAAATGCGGGAAGAGCTGGCTCGGATCCGGGCGCAGGGATATGCCGAGAGCGACGGGGAGGTGACGGAAGGGACGTACGGGATCGGGGCTCCGATCCTGGATCGCAGCGGGGGGATCATCGCCGGGATCAGCGTCGCTGCCCCAAAACAGCGACTGCAGGGGCGGAACAAGGAGCAGATAGTGCGAGTTGTCGTCGAAGTGGCGCGAAAGATCAGCGAAGCAGTACAGGCGCAGGAGATTTAA
- a CDS encoding ATPase: MAQKGIREYDAKRIIGEALPQYSDGRFRLDPRRVLVTPETDLEALPQDASWLTETRLVAKPDQLFGKRGKNNLLLVDADYEQVKAWIKERMGKEVTIVQTTGETTGVLTHFLIEPFVPHEDEYYLAITSAREADVIHFSTKGGVDIEEVWDSVIEIEVPVIADPSKVDVTDRLPDIPNRETLGAFINAIYRIYCDYYFTYLEFNPLTFVDGNPVPLDTVAKLDDTAAFQCAEKWGKIEFPKPFGSLATPEEEYIASLDEKTGASLKLTILNPDGRVWLMVAGGGASVIYADTVVDLGFGHELANYGEYSGNPSTELTYEYAKTILDLMTRKPDPQGRPKYLLIGGGIANFTDVAKTFTGIIKALREYRDKLIENKVRIYVRRGGPNYKEGLEKMRKLGEEIGVPIEVYGPETHMTRIVSLALEEEKK, translated from the coding sequence ATGGCACAGAAAGGGATACGCGAATACGACGCCAAGCGCATCATCGGCGAGGCGCTTCCCCAGTATTCCGATGGGCGGTTCCGGCTCGATCCCCGCCGCGTTCTCGTGACTCCGGAGACCGATCTCGAGGCCCTGCCCCAGGACGCCTCCTGGCTCACCGAGACGCGGCTCGTGGCCAAGCCGGACCAGCTGTTCGGCAAACGCGGCAAGAACAACCTCCTCCTCGTCGATGCCGACTATGAGCAGGTCAAGGCGTGGATCAAGGAGAGGATGGGAAAGGAAGTGACGATCGTTCAGACGACCGGCGAGACGACCGGGGTGCTTACCCATTTCCTGATCGAGCCGTTCGTCCCGCATGAGGACGAGTACTACCTCGCGATCACCTCGGCCCGCGAGGCGGACGTCATCCACTTCTCCACCAAGGGCGGGGTGGATATCGAGGAGGTATGGGACTCGGTGATCGAGATCGAGGTCCCGGTCATCGCCGATCCAAGCAAGGTCGACGTCACCGACCGACTCCCCGATATCCCGAACCGGGAGACGCTCGGGGCGTTCATCAACGCGATCTACCGCATCTACTGCGACTACTACTTCACTTATCTTGAGTTCAATCCTCTCACCTTCGTCGACGGTAATCCGGTCCCGCTCGACACGGTGGCCAAGCTCGACGACACCGCCGCATTCCAGTGCGCGGAGAAGTGGGGCAAAATCGAGTTTCCCAAGCCATTCGGAAGCCTGGCCACCCCTGAGGAGGAGTACATCGCCTCCCTCGACGAGAAGACCGGGGCATCGCTCAAGCTGACGATCCTCAACCCGGACGGCCGGGTGTGGCTGATGGTCGCCGGCGGCGGGGCGAGCGTGATCTACGCCGACACGGTGGTCGACCTCGGGTTCGGGCACGAGCTCGCCAACTACGGTGAATACTCGGGGAATCCATCCACTGAACTCACCTACGAATACGCGAAGACGATCCTCGACCTGATGACCCGCAAGCCCGATCCACAGGGGCGACCGAAGTACCTGCTGATCGGCGGGGGAATCGCCAACTTCACCGACGTGGCCAAGACGTTCACCGGGATCATCAAGGCGCTCAGGGAATACCGCGACAAACTGATCGAGAACAAGGTGCGGATCTACGTGCGCCGCGGCGGACCGAACTACAAAGAAGGTCTGGAGAAGATGCGGAAGCTCGGCGAGGAGATTGGGGTTCCGATTGAGGTGTACGGGCCGGAGACACACATGACGCGGATCGTCTCCCTGGCGCTGGAGGAGGAGAAGAAATGA